The following proteins are co-located in the Bos indicus isolate NIAB-ARS_2022 breed Sahiwal x Tharparkar chromosome 8, NIAB-ARS_B.indTharparkar_mat_pri_1.0, whole genome shotgun sequence genome:
- the LOC109562667 gene encoding interferon beta-3-like → MTYRCLLPMVLLLCFSTTALSRSYSLLRFQQRRSAEVCQKLLGQLHSTPQHCLEARMDFQVPEEMNQAQQFRKEDAILVIYEMLQQIFNILTRDFSSTGWSETIIEDLLVELYGQMNRLQPIQKEIMQKKNFTMGDTTVLHLKKYYFNLVQYLESKEYNRCAWTVVRVQILTNFSFLMRLTASLRD, encoded by the coding sequence ATGACCTACCGGTGCCTCCTCCCGATGGTTCTCCTGCTGTGTTTCTCCACCACAGCTCTTTCCAGGAGCTACAGCTTGCTCCGATTCCAGCAAAGGCGGAGCGCTGAGGTGTGTCAGAAACTCCTGGGGCAGTTACATTCAACGCCTCAACATTGCCTCGAGGCCAGGATGGACTTCCAGGTCCCTGAGGAGATGAACCAAGCACAGCAGTTCCGGAAGGAAGATGCCATATTGGTCATCTATGAGATGCTCCAGCAGATCTTCAATATTCTCAccagagacttctccagcactggCTGGTCTGAGACCATCATTGAGGACCTCCTTGTGGAACTCTATGGGCAGATGAATCGTCTGCAGCCAATCCAGAAGGAAATAATGCAGAAGAAAAACTTCACCATGGGGGACACAACCGTTCTTCACCTGAAGAAGTATTACTTCAACCTCGTGCAGTACCTGGAGTCCAAGGAGTACAACAGGTGTGCCTGGACAGTCGTGCGAGTGCAAATACTCACGAACTTTTCTTTCCTGATGAGACTAACAGCTTCCCTCCGTGACTGA
- the LOC139184448 gene encoding interferon beta-3, with protein MTYRCLLPMVLLLCFSTTALSRSYSLLRFQQRRSAEVCQKLLGQLHSTPQHCLEARMDFQVPEEMNQAQQFRKEDAILVIYEMLQQIFNILTRDFSSTGWSETIIEDLLVELYGQMNRLQPIQKEIMQEQNFTMGDTTVLHLKKYYFNLVQYLESKEYNRCAWTVVRVQILTNFSFLMRLTASLRD; from the coding sequence ATGACCTACCGGTGCCTCCTCCCGATGGTTCTCCTGCTGTGTTTCTCCACCACAGCTCTTTCCAGGAGCTACAGCTTGCTCCGATTCCAGCAAAGGCGGAGCGCTGAGGTGTGTCAGAAACTCCTGGGGCAGTTACATTCAACGCCTCAACATTGCCTCGAGGCCAGGATGGACTTCCAGGTCCCTGAGGAGATGAACCAAGCACAGCAGTTCCGGAAGGAAGATGCCATATTGGTCATCTATGAGATGCTCCAGCAGATCTTCAATATTCTCAccagagacttctccagcactggCTGGTCTGAGACCATCATTGAGGACCTCCTTGTGGAACTCTATGGGCAGATGAATCGTCTGCAGCCAATCCAGAAGGAAATAATGCAGGAGCAAAACTTCACCATGGGGGACACAACCGTTCTTCACCTGAAGAAGTATTACTTCAACCTCGTGCAGTACCTGGAGTCCAAGGAGTACAACAGGTGTGCCTGGACAGTCGTGCGAGTGCAAATACTCACGAACTTTTCTTTCCTGATGAGACTAACAGCTTCCCTCCGTGACTGA